The Sphingopyxis sp. BE259 nucleotide sequence CAAAATGCGCGCGGAACGGATGGTGGCGGTGGGATAGGATCGCCTGCTTTTCGGCTCGTCATGCCGGACTTGATCCGGCATCCATGACCAAGGTGGTTGCGTGGACCCGGGATCAAGTCCGGGGTGACGAAGGAAGAAGGGGTGCCGCCAGCGTAGGTCAGATCAGCCGCCAGCCCAGCGTTTCGCCTGCGTGAAACGGGACGACCTCGCCGACCTTGTCCGGCACAACGACGTCGCTGCGTTCCAGCGTGACCGTGCCGTCATTGAGCGGCAGGCCGTAGAAGTGCGGGCCATGTTCGCTCGCGAAGCCTTCGAATTTGTCCAGCGCGCCGTCTTCATCGAAGGCGGTGATGTAGCTTTCCAGCGCGAAAGGCGCATTGAAGATGCCCGCGCAGCCGCACGACGCCTCCTTGGTGTGGACCGCATGCGGGGCGCTGTCGGTGCCGAGGAAGAATTTGGGCGAGCCAGAGGTCGCGGCGGCGCGCACCGCCAGGCGGTGATGCTCGCGCTTGGCGACCGGCAGGCAATAGGCGTGGGGCCGGATGCCGCCGACGAGCATCGCGTTCCGGTTGATATGCAGATGCTGCGGCGTGATCGTCGCCGCTACATTATCTGGGGCGCCCGCGACGAACTGCGCTGCCTCCGCGGTCGTGATATGTTCGAACACGATCTTGAGGTCGGGCAGGGCGCGGACGAGCGGTTCCAGAGTGCGTTCGATAAACACCGCCTCGCGGTCGAAGATGTCGACGTCATGGTCGGTAACCTCGCCGTGGATCAGCAGCGGCATGCCGATGGCCTGCATCCGTTCGAGCACGCCCATGATGTTGGCGACGTCGGTGACACCGTGCGCGCTGCCGGTGGTGGCGTGGGCGGGATAGAGTTTGGCGGCGGTGAACACCCCCTCGGCATGGCCGCGCGCGATCTCTTCGGGGTCGGAGGCGTCGGTCAGATAGGCGACGATCAGCGGCGTGAAGTCGAGATCGGCGGGGGCTGCGGCGTTGATCCGGTCGCGATACGCGCGGCCTTCCTCGGCGGTCGTCACCGGCGGCGACAGGTTCGGCATGACAATCGCGCGGGCGAATTGCCGCGCGGTAAAGCGCGCGACATGGGTCAGCATCGCGCCGTCGCGCAGATGGACGTGCCAGTCGTCGGGGCGGCGGATCGTCAGGCGGTCGGTCATCTCTGTCTCCCCCCTCCCGCTTGCGGGAGGGGTCGGGGGTGGGCGAGTCCGTTGCGCGCTTAGCGGATGTAGCTGCCCACCCCAACCCCTCCCGCAAGCGGGAGGGGCTTTAAGTCATCGACCGACGGCCCTATTGTCGGGCCATGGCCAATACCACTCTCATCAACCGCGCCCTCATTCGCTTGTCGGGGGACGATGTCCGCGGCTTTCTGCAAGGGCTGGTCACCAACGACACGTCCGGGGATCTGCCGGTGTGGGCGGCGCTGCTCAGCGCGCAGGGCAAGGCGCTGTTCGATTTCCTGCTTTGGGCTGATGGCAATGATGTGTTGATCGATTGCGAGCGCGATGCCGCAGGCGATCTGGCCAAACGGCTGACGCTGTATCGATTGCGCCGAGCGATCGCGATCGAGCATGAGCCCGATCTGTGCGTCCATTGGGCCAAGGATGGCGATGCTGGCGTCGCTGACCCGCGCCTGTCCGACCTTGGTCGACGCTGGCTGGCACCTGCAGAGGGCGACGCGGGCGCCGATGATGCGTGGCGCGCGCACCGGCTGGCGCTCGGCGTCACCGAGGGCCGCGCCGAACTCGGCGACGGCACGACCTTGTGGCTCGAATGCAATGCCGCCGAACTCAATGGGGTCAGCTTCACCAAGGGTTGCTATGTCGGGCAGGAAAACACCGCGCGGATGAACTGGCGGCAAAAGGTCAACCGGCGGCTGGTCGTCGTCCCCATCATTGATGCCGACGACAAGCGGCAGGTGATCGCCTATCCGGACCTCGGCTGTTCGGTCGAGCATCGCCGCGTCGAGAGCCTAGACCCCGCCGCCGCGCCGCCGTGGATGCGCGGCGCACTGGTGCCGACCGACGCCTGACAGCCACGGCGTTTCCTGCTATGATCCGCTGATGCGTAGGTTTCTGATTTCGTCGGCGCTGGTCGCCGCACTCGCCGCACCAGCTTTCGGGGCCGAAAGTGGCGCGCCCACGCCGCTGCTGACCGCCGAAGATGAGGCGCCCGTCCGGCTCGCGCGGCTCGTGCCTCTGGCGTCCGATTCGGCGTGGACGCCGCGTTTTGCCGCTGCCGCGGACGAATTGGCCGCCGCGCTACGCTCGGGCGATGAAGCCCGCTGGGCGCCGTTGCTGGGCGGGCGATGGCTGGCCGCCGCCGACCGCGCGCGCGTCGCCGCACTGCTGGGTGACGACAAAGGGTCATTTCGCAATATATTGTTTTCCAAAGACGTGATGCATCGTTCGATCCTGGGCTGGAGCGCGCCTTCGTCGCTGAGCATCGACGAACGCGCCGCGATCGAAGCTGGGCAGGAGGCCGAGGCGCTGGTCTGTTGGGCGGCAGGCGGCAACGGCAGCGGGCCGTGGCCGGTCACTATGGCCGAGGCCGACAATGGTGTCGGGCGGCCCTACGCCTGCGCGCGGATCACCTATAGCATTCGCGGCGAGGCGCCGACGTGGCGGGCGTTTATCGAGCCGCCGCCCGCTTAACCAATCCCCAACTCTATGCTGCGAAAAGACGCAGCATGTTCGGGCGTTTCCTTGGCTTGGCCGCGGTCATCGCGGTCGCATCGATCGGCATGGCGGGGCTCGCCAGCCGGTCCGCGCCGAGCGATGCCGTTGAAACAAGCGCCGCCATTTCAGGCAATCACGACAATTGGACGACGCACAAGCTGCGTAAGGACCGGTCTTTGGCCGCGGCCGAAGTAGCGGGAAATTCGGGCTCGCCGGGTGAGGCGCTGCTCGCCCGATCGAGCGATTCGCATTTCTACGCCGATGCCGACATCGACGGCACCAACATTCGCGTGATGGTCGATAGCGGCGCGTCGATCGTCGCGCTGACCCGGCGCGATGCCGAAGCCATTGGTATCGACGTCGATCGCCTGCCGGTCACCGGCACCGCCCGCACCGCAGGAGGCGACGTCCCGACGCGCATGGTCATGCTCGACAGCATCGACATCGAGGGGATCGAAGTGCGCGGGGTCGAGGCCGCGGTGATCGACGCCGACATGGGGGTGTCGCTGCTCGGGCAAAGCTATTTGTCGCGGCTGGCGGCTGTGAATGTCGAAGGCGACACGATGACGCTGCGCTGATCCGCGGCTTTGGGGTGGGAAGCAGACGTTTCCCACTCTCGTCATTCCCGCGAAAGCGGGAACCCAGTGTGGGATCAGCCGACGCACGCCCTGGGTTCCCGCTTTCGCGGGAATGACGAAGTGAAAAAACGGCGCACGTCCGCTACTGGTCGTTAGCTGCTCCGACGCTTGCCATTTGCGCCGCTTTTCCCCACATCACCGGGCATGAACGCTCCCAACCCTCCGATGCGCGCAGCGATCGTGCCGGTCACCGCTTTCCAGCAGAATTGCACGCTTTTGTGGTGCACCGCGACCAATAAGGCGGCGCTGGTCGATCCCGGCGGCGACCTGCCCAAGCTGAAGGACGCGGTGCGTCAGACCGGGGTCGAGGTTGAAAAGATCCTCGTCACCCACGGCCATATGGACCATTGCGGGCAGGCGGGGATGCTGGCGAAAGAACTGGGCGTGCCGATCGAGGGGCCGCACGAGGACGACCGGTTCTGGATCGAACAATTCGCCGAGGACGGCGCGCGGTTCGGCATGGTCGGCGAGGTGTTCGAGCCCGATCGCTGGCTGGTCGATGGCGACACGGTGACCGTCGGCAACCTGACCATCGATGTCATCCATTGTCCCGGCCACACGCCGGGGCATGTCGTGTTCCACCACGCGCCGTCGAAACTGGCGATCGTCGGCGACGTGATTTTCCAGGGATCGATCGGCCGCACTGACTTTCCGCGCGGCAATCATCAGCAATTGCTCGATTCGATCACGCAGAAACTGTGGCCGCTGGGCGGCGATACGACGTTCTTGCCTGGCCACGGCGCCCACAGCAATTTCGCGCATGAGCGGCGGACCAACCCGTTTGTCGGGGATGTTGCGTTGGGGGTGGCGGGCTAAACTCCGTCGTCATTGCGAGCGTAGCGAAGCAATCCAGAGCGGCTTGTCACGCCCTGGATTGCTTCGCTACGCTCGCAATGACGATGTGCAGGAGTTACTTCGGCGCCACCACCGTCGTTTCCTCGATCGCAGTCGTCGTGACACTCACCGGCGTCAGATAGACGATCGCCAGCGCGCCAAGCGCCAGACCAAGTTGGGTCAGCATGGTGATGATCGTGCCGGCCATGCGCCCCCACATCATGCCGTCCATGCCGATCGCGTGCAGGATACGCCCGACCAGATACAGCGCGCCAATCCCCCACAGCCACATCGACGACCCCAGGCCAAGCTCGACGAGCGCAAGCAGGATCAGGACAAACGCGGTGTTTTCAACGAAATTGCTGTGCGCGCGCATGCGGCGGGTCACCAACTCGCTGCCGCCGTCGCCGACGAAGATCTTTTCCTTGGTGCGGACGCGGCCGACGCGGATCGACAGCCACAGGTTGAGCAGCGCCGCTCCGGCGGCAATCGTCAGGCTGATCGGCAAGATTATCATTATGCGTCCCCCTATTCGGCCATGGCTGCTGTCGCCCGGCGCCGACCATTGTGTGACATCGCGCTACGCGATCGGCAAGGGCGGCGCTTTTGCTTGGCCATTGTCATCCACAGGGCTTGCCTTTGCGGGCAAAAACGCTATAGCCCCGCCCGATCCGGCACCCGACACCTTCTGGCGTTGAGG carries:
- the pyrC gene encoding dihydroorotase, which translates into the protein MTDRLTIRRPDDWHVHLRDGAMLTHVARFTARQFARAIVMPNLSPPVTTAEEGRAYRDRINAAAPADLDFTPLIVAYLTDASDPEEIARGHAEGVFTAAKLYPAHATTGSAHGVTDVANIMGVLERMQAIGMPLLIHGEVTDHDVDIFDREAVFIERTLEPLVRALPDLKIVFEHITTAEAAQFVAGAPDNVAATITPQHLHINRNAMLVGGIRPHAYCLPVAKREHHRLAVRAAATSGSPKFFLGTDSAPHAVHTKEASCGCAGIFNAPFALESYITAFDEDGALDKFEGFASEHGPHFYGLPLNDGTVTLERSDVVVPDKVGEVVPFHAGETLGWRLI
- a CDS encoding folate-binding protein gives rise to the protein MANTTLINRALIRLSGDDVRGFLQGLVTNDTSGDLPVWAALLSAQGKALFDFLLWADGNDVLIDCERDAAGDLAKRLTLYRLRRAIAIEHEPDLCVHWAKDGDAGVADPRLSDLGRRWLAPAEGDAGADDAWRAHRLALGVTEGRAELGDGTTLWLECNAAELNGVSFTKGCYVGQENTARMNWRQKVNRRLVVVPIIDADDKRQVIAYPDLGCSVEHRRVESLDPAAAPPWMRGALVPTDA
- a CDS encoding TIGR02281 family clan AA aspartic protease translates to MFGRFLGLAAVIAVASIGMAGLASRSAPSDAVETSAAISGNHDNWTTHKLRKDRSLAAAEVAGNSGSPGEALLARSSDSHFYADADIDGTNIRVMVDSGASIVALTRRDAEAIGIDVDRLPVTGTARTAGGDVPTRMVMLDSIDIEGIEVRGVEAAVIDADMGVSLLGQSYLSRLAAVNVEGDTMTLR
- a CDS encoding MBL fold metallo-hydrolase gives rise to the protein MNAPNPPMRAAIVPVTAFQQNCTLLWCTATNKAALVDPGGDLPKLKDAVRQTGVEVEKILVTHGHMDHCGQAGMLAKELGVPIEGPHEDDRFWIEQFAEDGARFGMVGEVFEPDRWLVDGDTVTVGNLTIDVIHCPGHTPGHVVFHHAPSKLAIVGDVIFQGSIGRTDFPRGNHQQLLDSITQKLWPLGGDTTFLPGHGAHSNFAHERRTNPFVGDVALGVAG
- a CDS encoding MAPEG family protein, whose protein sequence is MIILPISLTIAAGAALLNLWLSIRVGRVRTKEKIFVGDGGSELVTRRMRAHSNFVENTAFVLILLALVELGLGSSMWLWGIGALYLVGRILHAIGMDGMMWGRMAGTIITMLTQLGLALGALAIVYLTPVSVTTTAIEETTVVAPK